In a genomic window of Caloenas nicobarica isolate bCalNic1 chromosome 1, bCalNic1.hap1, whole genome shotgun sequence:
- the SPX gene encoding LOW QUALITY PROTEIN: spexin (The sequence of the model RefSeq protein was modified relative to this genomic sequence to represent the inferred CDS: substituted 1 base at 1 genomic stop codon) yields LLVGVASPLHLLVGXTLAFKGLRKLTAPAMALFLAASFLSFSWSTPQAHFQRRNWTPQAMLYLKGAQGRRFISDESQRKDLYDRMQLETRSQNTNPLSLSEATALFLSSLWKAREEAEEENRDHPVYLTDTLSNW; encoded by the exons CTCCTGGTTGGGGTGGCAAGTCCGCTACATTTGCTTGTTGGCTGAACTCTAGCATTCAAG GGACTGCGCAAACTGACAGCCCCCGCAATGGCACTGTTCTTGGCAGCGTCCTTCCTGTCCTTCTCCTGGAGCACACCTCAG gCTCATTTCCAAAGGAGAAACTGGACTCCTCAGGCTATGCTCTATTTGAAGGGTGCAC AGGGACGTCGATTCATCTCAGATGAGAGCCAGCGAAAGGATCTGTATGACAGAATGCAGCTTG AAACGCGCAGCCAAAACACAAATCCTTTATCTCTTTCTGAAGCTACAGCACTGTTCCTCAGTTCCTTATGGAAAGCACGAGAAGAAG ctgaagaagaaaacagagatcaCCCTGTCTACTTGACAGATACTCTATCAAATTggtga